TTAGCTTGGTGGGAGCCGACGTTCGAACGACCGAGGGATCGCGGGGGCAACGACGCTTCATGGCCAACAACGGTCCTACGTCGTCGCTTCCAGATAAGGCGTTGCAATGATGCCTCGCACGCCCGTGAAGCACCTCAGCCTGGTGTTATTCGGCTCACCTCGACAACGAGGCGGCGTTCCCTCTATCCCTGATCTGCCTCGGCGAGCGACGACGGCTTGATTTCCAATTCCAACGCAGACGTGTATCCCCGGTCTGTGAGCTGATGCGTGACCTTGGTGATGACCCATCTGGTGTTATCAATCTGCGGCTTCCAACCGCGCACGGCAGCGGGCAGCTCGGGAAACAGATCCGGCCGCCCGCGTGCGAGTGTGATCGTGAAGGTCGCCATGCCCCGCTGAATCCGCTGCCATTCCGCGCGCGCCGCCCGTTCTGCATTGGTTTTCGACGCGTAGGTATGCCGCAGCACCTTCACGTTGTCAGGGTTGGGCGCCGTGGCAACTGACTGGTTCCTTTTCCCTTTGGCCGGCTTTTCATTGACCGCTGCGGCATTCGACGCGTCGATGACCACCTCGCCCTTCTTCGCGCCGCGCGTGTCCTGGTAGAACGCCTTGACGCCGTTGTAGTTCTCGCGGTCGGCAATACCAAACGAATGGGTGTCCCCCGACGATCGCGTGATGGTCACCAGCGGCAGGGCAATACCCGACGCGCTCAATGCCTCGCCGGCCTTCATGAAGAGCAGCTTTCCCTGCTTCACCGTCGCGATCGCGTCGTAGTCCTTCGCCAGCCGGGACAGCAGGTTGGCATCCGACTCGCCAGTCTGATCCAGGTGTTCGATGACCTGGTCGGCCAGCTGCTGCGCAACCACTGCCGCGAGCTGGTTGCGGCTGGCGATGGCGCGCACCACGGCACTGATGGTCTTGTTGCGGAAGCTGCGCTCCTTGCGCGTCGTCAGGTCGCTGCCCAGGTCGGCGCTGCGTGCGCGAATGGTGAGCCGGTCGGGCGGGCCGCTGTGCTCGATCTCGTCCACCTTGAAGATGCCCTTTTCCACTACGCCCGCGTCGC
The window above is part of the Cupriavidus taiwanensis LMG 19424 genome. Proteins encoded here:
- a CDS encoding phage late control D family protein, whose amino-acid sequence is MTFSAVRAEPRTASGREPRPVYQLIHNGTNITSRFQGRLMSLTLTDNRGFEADQLDIELDDHDGMLDLPEKGVRLSLALGWSDAGVVEKGIFKVDEIEHSGPPDRLTIRARSADLGSDLTTRKERSFRNKTISAVVRAIASRNQLAAVVAQQLADQVIEHLDQTGESDANLLSRLAKDYDAIATVKQGKLLFMKAGEALSASGIALPLVTITRSSGDTHSFGIADRENYNGVKAFYQDTRGAKKGEVVIDASNAAAVNEKPAKGKRNQSVATAPNPDNVKVLRHTYASKTNAERAARAEWQRIQRGMATFTITLARGRPDLFPELPAAVRGWKPQIDNTRWVITKVTHQLTDRGYTSALELEIKPSSLAEADQG